ACGGACACCACTTGGACTTGGTGGCATTCGCCGAATGCAAATAGAGCAGCGTCCGGCACTGTCGCATCCGCCCTCTGATCTTCTCGGCGGTCGCCCGCGTTACGGCGGTACGGTCTAGCAGCGGATCGTCGATCCAATCGACATAGACGGACAACCCCTTTTCCTCGAGCAGTTGCTTCGCTCCAAGGACAAGTTCCTGATCCATGAAAGAATGAGACAGGAATACATCGAATGAAGATTGGTATGTGTCACGCGATTCGCGCAACAAAATGCCCGCAGATTTGAACGTAGCTGCTTTCGCACGAGCAGCGGCAGCCCGGACCTCAGATTCGGTAACGTAGGACATGATCGATCTCGCCTTTAACGACCGGCGCGCTGGGCGGCGGCTTCAACCCACGACGAAAAGTTCTTTCTTCCGTCACCCTGCAACCAGGAATAAGTAGGGTAAGTCACTCTGGTCCCGAACCGATCGGTAAGCGCAAGCTTTGCGATCGGATCGGCCCCGGCCGGATCAACGGTGCCGTTACTATCCTTCATGCCAGCTAAGTGCACACCAAGGATGCCGCGTCCCTCGCGGTGGGCCTTGCGGATCTCATACTCCACCCACGGCCTCGTAT
This DNA window, taken from Sphingomonas sp. OV641, encodes the following:
- a CDS encoding toll/interleukin-1 receptor domain-containing protein, with amino-acid sequence MSYVTESEVRAAAARAKAATFKSAGILLRESRDTYQSSFDVFLSHSFMDQELVLGAKQLLEEKGLSVYVDWIDDPLLDRTAVTRATAEKIRGRMRQCRTLLYLHSANATKSKWCP
- a CDS encoding TIR domain-containing protein; this translates as MARRVFFSFHFARDAWRVSQVRNAWMLPGSRDSNTIVDHASWEEIMRKGPQAIQNWIDTQMNGSSVVAVLIGRDTHTRPWVEYEIRKAHREGRGILGVHLAGMKDSNGTVDPAGADPIAKLALTDRFGTRVTYPTYSWLQGDGRKNFSSWVEAAAQRAGR